The Candidatus Eisenbacteria bacterium genome segment CGGCCCCGAGAGGGAGCCCGGCGGCGGAAGGGAGGGTCGCCCCCCGCCCCTTCTCCTCGAAGGATCACGCCGTCCGTCCGGGGAGGAGGCGGAGGGGATGGTGCTCCTTCGGTACCGGATTCTCTTTTCATGAATGTAGCGAGTGAAAGGATTTCCGGTACCGGAGAATCCCCCGGCGGGACCCCCGGGTGGTAGCGTCCCCAGGGCGCCCTCTGGATCGCGGGGCGCCCTTCATGTTAAACTGAAGAGGCCGATTTCGCGCGGATCGCCCATATGGGAACCCCCTTTCCGAAAGCGAGGTGCGCCATGCGTCTCTTCGTACTCCTCCTTCTCCTTCTTGTCGCGGTCTCGACGGTTTTCGCCACCATTCCCTGGACGCCGGAGGACGCCGCCCGAGCCCGGGAGTCCTTCGACGCCGGGGCGCGGGTTCTCCCGCCGGCGGAGGGTTTCCGTTTCTCCGGCAATCCTCTCGCCGATTACGACCTGGTCGCCTCATTCATCGCAGGAAAGCAGGTCACGGAGATCGCGAGTCCGCATTACGGCGGCATCCGGGAGGCGGAGCACATGATGGAGGTGATCCAGACCGACAACACCAGCGAGTCGATCTGGATCTTCACCCGTTACTACGAGCTGACCGGCCAATCAACCTACATGGACAATCTGGACGCCTCTTGGACCTACGTGCTGAACCACCCCGCCTATAATGAGGAAGGGGGAGACGACCTGATCGGCGGCTACTATAGGATCTACAACTGCGGATGGGCGGTGCGGGCGGGGATAAGTACGAGCAGGTCACCGGAGACACCACTTACCGTTCTTACGTCGACTCCTGCGCGAGTTATCTCGCCACCCATAACCTGTCGCGGCCGGGAACGACCGGCTTCTACGATCTGGTCAACCCGCCCGTGCTCGCCTGGGGCGCGGGGAACCTCTACGCCTACGGCGAGGCGCGCGAGGACTCGGTCTGGAAGTACAGGGGTTGGAAGCGGGCGAACCGCGTGAAGGGTTGGGTCGACTCCGACCCGGCGATCATGAGCAACGAGGAGTGGGCGGTGAGCGGCGGGGCCGTCGCCTGGGGCCTGCTCGAATCGTACTTCCGAGTGAACGTGGGCGAGGAATCGCTCTGGGTCGAAACCTACGCGACGCTGATGGACACCGTCGCCGATCCAGGCGACTGGGAAAACGCCGCGAACGGTTGGTACGCGCTCGGCCATAAGCGCGTGCAACGGTCCACCGGCGATCCCTATTGGGGAGCGCGCCACCAGTGGCTGACCGACTACCTGCTCGCTTTCGACACCGACGATGACGGCGGGATTCAGGGGAACCCGGCGGACACGGACACGATGGACCACGCCTGGATCGCCGCCTATCTCGGCTTCATGTGCCTGGACCCGCTCATCGAAGAGGACACGGAGGTCGCCCTCGCCGGCGCCGGCGCGCCCGCCGCGCCGGTCACGCTTCTTCCGAACCGGCCGAATCCCTTTAACCCGTCGACGGAGATCGCCTTCACGCTCCGGGAACCGGCGCGGGTGCGCCTCGGCGTGTTCGATGCGGCGGGCCGACTCGTGGCGCGCGTCGCCGACGGGGACTACCCGGCGGGCCGGCACGCCTTCTTCTGGGACGGGCGCGGGCGCGGCGGGTCGCCTTCACCGTCGGGCGTGTACTTCTGCCGGCTCGACGCGGGACGTTGGACTTCCACGAGGAAGATGGTCCTGCTACGCTAGCCCTAGGGGCGTTCCTTTCATCCCGGTGAGGGTCCGGGTCGCCCGGCGCGATCCGATGGGGCGGCCGCGATCCGGACCCTTACGCCCCCGGTGCGCGGTCGCTGTGCGACCGTCCGGCCCCGGCTCGAATCGATTCCACGAGAGAGGTGTGTTTGATGAGTTCCGACAATACGCTGCGGACTTTCGAGGAGTTGCGCCTCCGGGCGCGGGAGTCCGGCCCCAAGCGGGTCGCCGTCGTGGTCGCCGACGATGAGGTCGCCCTCACCGCGATCTCCCTCGCCGTGGAGCAGGGAATCGCCGAGGCGGTGCTGGTCGGCGACGGGAAGAAGATCCGCGGCAAGGCGGAGGCGCTCGGCCTCGGCGCCCTCGCGGCGCGCGCGACCTTTGTCGCCGCCGCCGGGCCGGAGGAGGCGGCCGCCGCCGCGGTCGCGCGGGTCCGCGGGGGGGAAGTGGACATCCTCCTCAAGGGGCATCTGCGCACCGACCAGCTCCTCCGCGCGGTGCTCGACAAGGAAAGGGGGCTTCGCACGGGGCGCACGCTCAGCGACGTGCTCCTCTACGAGGACGTCTGTTCCGGCGGGCGGCGCTTGGTGGGGATCACCGACGGCGGGCTGAACGTGCTCCCCACGCTGGAGCAGAAGAGGGAGATCGTCGAGAACGCCCTCCCGGTGATGCGCGCCCTCGGAATCGACCGCCCGCGGGTGGCGGTGATGAGCGCCACCGAGGCGGTCTCGGAGAAGCTCCCCTCGACGGTGGACGCCCGGGAGCTGACCCGCATGGGAGAGGAGGGGGTCTTCGGCGACGCCGAGGTCTACGGGCCCCTGGCGCTGGACAACGCGCTTCTCCTCTCCGCCGCCGAGGCGAAGGGGATCACCTCCGTCGTGGCGGGCCGGGCGGACGTCATGGTGGTGCCCAACATCGAGGCGGGCAACCTACTCGGTAAGGGAGTCAAGTATTTGGGTGGCAGCGCCTGCGGCCACGTCATCATGGGGGCCACGGTGCCGGTGCTGATCCCTTCCCGGGTGGAGAGCGCCGAGGACAAGCTGAACGCCGTCGCCTTGGGGGTAATCATCCATGCGGGAGCGTGAGAAGGAACTGCGGATCTTGGCGATCAACCCGGGGTCCACGTCGACCAAGATCGGGTATTTTAGGGACGAAACGGCGGAGTTCGTAGAAACGATCCGCCACGGGGACGAGGAGATGGCTCCCTTCGCGCGGTTGCCGATGACGGCCCAGCTCGATTTTCGGCTCGGCGCGGTCCGCTCGGCGCTGGAGGGACGCGGAGTCGATCCTCTCGCCATCGACGCGGCGGTCGGCCGGGGCGGGCTGCTGAAGGCGCTCCCGAGCGGCACGTTCGTCGTGACCGAGGCGATGCTTCGCGATCTTCGAGAGGCCGCGCGGGGGGACCACGCCTCCAACCTGGGCGGCCAGCTCGCCCGGAGCCTCGCCGACGCGGCGGGCGCTCCGGCTTTCATCGTCGATCCGGTCAGCGTGGACGAGTGGCCCCCCGTCGCCCGCCTCTCCGGGCGGAAAGGGATGGACCGCCCCTGTCTCTCCCACGCGCTCAACACCAAGGCGACCGCCAAGCGATACGCCCGGGAGCGTGGTGAGCGGTACGACGCGCTCCGCCTCGTGGTGGCCCACCTGGGGAGCGGGATCAGCGTTTCCGCGCACGAGGGGGGGCGGATGATCGACGTGACCAACTCGCGCGAGGAGGGGGCTTTCTCCACCGAGCGGACAGGCACCGTTCCCTGCATGGGGCTTGTGAAACTCTGTTTCTCCGGCGAACACGATCGCAAGGAGGTCGAGAGGATGCTCTTTCGCGAGGGGGGGCTTCAATCCTATTTAGGGACAAAGGATCTGATG includes the following:
- a CDS encoding phosphate butyryltransferase; translated protein: MSSDNTLRTFEELRLRARESGPKRVAVVVADDEVALTAISLAVEQGIAEAVLVGDGKKIRGKAEALGLGALAARATFVAAAGPEEAAAAAVARVRGGEVDILLKGHLRTDQLLRAVLDKERGLRTGRTLSDVLLYEDVCSGGRRLVGITDGGLNVLPTLEQKREIVENALPVMRALGIDRPRVAVMSATEAVSEKLPSTVDARELTRMGEEGVFGDAEVYGPLALDNALLLSAAEAKGITSVVAGRADVMVVPNIEAGNLLGKGVKYLGGSACGHVIMGATVPVLIPSRVESAEDKLNAVALGVIIHAGA
- the buk gene encoding butyrate kinase, with product MREREKELRILAINPGSTSTKIGYFRDETAEFVETIRHGDEEMAPFARLPMTAQLDFRLGAVRSALEGRGVDPLAIDAAVGRGGLLKALPSGTFVVTEAMLRDLREAARGDHASNLGGQLARSLADAAGAPAFIVDPVSVDEWPPVARLSGRKGMDRPCLSHALNTKATAKRYARERGERYDALRLVVAHLGSGISVSAHEGGRMIDVTNSREEGAFSTERTGTVPCMGLVKLCFSGEHDRKEVERMLFREGGLQSYLGTKDLMEVVRRIDEGDAEAELVFRAMAYQIAKEIGAMATVLRGEVNAILLTGGMAHEERLIDQLRERIGWIAPVRLYPGEDELRALAEGALRVLRGEEESIHYE